A part of Pelecanus crispus isolate bPelCri1 chromosome 22, bPelCri1.pri, whole genome shotgun sequence genomic DNA contains:
- the NTRK1 gene encoding high affinity nerve growth factor receptor, with the protein MPLPAWLCLAALLLPLPAPGAAGPCPRPCRCPRAGALLCREPGTVGSLARLLGTAGFTDVVIENQQTLTTLTRADTRMLRDLRSLTISRSGLQHVSADAFLDTLRLSHVNLSSNALHSLSWKTFQHLPLQELILVGNPFNCSCGLLWLQLWQNGSRAELGNQSLGCWEGSVLVPLGSQPLRACEPPTVRIEHPEAVLRQGDSVNLTCRIAAEPPASGEWVLPEVGPELPVVTKLSDWEIVLEISNVSSSLNRKDLTCRAENVAGPAEDSVMLNVTFPPVILALHEAIPQHVWCIPFSVDGNPAPSIRWLFNGTALAEGPYIRTSIVEYEHNSTVLHGCLQLNRPTHVNNGNYTLLVRNPLGSAARSVQGRFMENPFSFSPEEPIPVSLSPLGTRNSSLEGPVETTDEHTFGVSVAVALAVFACLLLSVMLIVLNKCGRRSKFGINRSAVLAQEDDLAMSLHFMNLGSSPLSSAESKLEGLKSNFIENPQYFCDACVHHVQRRDIVLKWELGEGAFGKVFLAECYNLLPEREKMLVAVKALKEVTESARLDFQREAELLTVLQHEHIVKFYGVCTEGEPLIMVFEYMKHGDLNRFLRSHGPDAKILDQGQGQPCGQLTLSHMLQIATQIASGMVYLASLHFVHRDLATRNCLVGHDLVVKIGDFGMSRDIYSTDYYRVGGRTMLPIRWMPPESILYRKFTTESDIWSFGVVLWEIFTYGKQPWYQLSNTEAIECITQGRELERPRTCPSEVYAIMQSCWQREPQQRRPIKEIHSHLQALVKTPPVYLDILG; encoded by the exons aTGCCGCTGCCCGCCTGGCTCTGCCTGGCcgcgctgctcctgcccctgcccgccccgggcgctgccggcccctgcccccggccctgccgctgcccccgggccgGTGCCCTGCTCTGCCGGGAGCCCGGCACCGTGGGCAGCCTGGCCCGGCTGCTGGGAACCGCCGGCTTCACCGACGT CGTCATCGAGAACCAGCAGACGCTGACGACCTTGACCCGGGCTGACACCAGGATGCTGCGGGACCTCAGGAGCCT caccATCTCCAGGTCGGGGCTGCAGCACGTCTCTGCCGACGCCTTCCTGGACACCCTCAGGCTGAGCCACGT GAATCTCTCCTCCAACGCGCTGCACAGCCTTTCCTGGAAGACCTTCCAGCACCTGCCCTTGCAAGAGCT caTCCTGGTGGGAAATCCCTTCAACTGCTCCTGCGGGCTcctctggctgcagctctggcagAACGGGAGCCGGGCCGAGCTGGGGAACCAGTCgctgggctgctgggagggcagcgTGCTGGTGCCCCTGGGCAGCCAGCCCCTCCGCGCCTGCG AGCCCCCGACCGTCCGCATCGAGCACCCCGAGGCGGTGCTGCGCCAAGGGGACAGCGTCAACCTCACCTGCCGCATcgccgccgagccgccggcCAGCGGGGAATGGGTGCTCCCCGAGGTGGGACCCGAGCTGCCTGTCGTCACCAAG CTCTCCGACTGGGAGATCGTCCTGGAGATCAGCAACGTCTCCTCCAGCCTCAACCGCAAAGACCTGACGTGCCGGGCGGAGAACGTGGCGGGCCCGGCGGAGGACAGCGTGATGCTGAACGTCACCT TCCCCCCCGTGATCCTGGCCCTGCACGAAGCCATCCCCCAGCACGTCTGGTGCATCCCCTTCTCGGTGGACGGCAACCCGGCCCCCAGCATCCGCTGGCTCTTCAACGGCACGGCCCTGGCCGAGGGGCCCTACATCCGCACCAGCATCGTGGAGTACGAGCACAACTCCACCGTCCTCCACGGCTGCCTCCAGCTCAACCGGCCCACGCACGTCAACAACGGCAACTACACCCTCCTGGTCCGCAACCCCCTGGGCTCTGCCGCCCGCAGCGTCCAGGGGCGTTTCATGGAAAACCCCTTCAGCTTCAGCCCCGAGGAGCCCATCCCCG TGTCCCTGTCTCCGCTGG GCACCAGGAACAGCTCGCTGGAGGGGCCCGTGGAGACGACGGATGAGCACACGTTTGGG GTCTCGGTGGCTGTGGCGCTGGCCGTGTTCgcctgccttctcctctccGTCATGCTCATCGTGCTCAACAAGTGCGGGCGCCGGTCCAAGTTCGGCATTAACC GCTCAGCGGTGCTGGCGCAGGAGGACGACCTGGCCATGTCCCTGCACTTCATGAACCtgggcagcagccccctctCCTCGGCTGAGAGCAAGCTGGAGGGGCTGAAGAGCAACTTCATCGAGAACCCCCAGTATTTCTGCGATGCCT GCGTGCACCACGTGCAGCGGCGGGACATCGTGCTGAAGTGGGAGCTGGGCGAAGGCGCCTTCGGGAAGGTTTTCTTGGCCGAGTGCTACAACCTCCTCCCGGAGCGGGAGAAGATGCTGGTGGCCGTGAAG GCGCTGAAGGAGGTGACGGAAAGCGCCCGCTTGGATTTCCAACGCGAAGCCGAGCTGCTGACGGTGCTGCAGCACGAGCACATCGTCAAGTTTTACGGCGTCTGCACCGAGGGCGAACCCCTCATCATGGTCTTCGAGTACATGAAGCACGGCGACCTCAACCGCTTCCTcag GTCCCACGGCCCCGACGCCAAGATCCTGGaccaggggcaggggcagccctgcGGGCAGCTGACGCTGAGCCACATGCTGCAGATCGCCACGCAGATCGCCTCGGGCATGGTCTACCTCGCCTCCCTCCACTTCGTCCACCGCGACCTGGCCACCCGCAACTGCCTGGTGGGCCACGACCTGGTGGTGAAGATCGGGGATTTCGGCATGTCCCGGGACATCTACAGCACTGACTATTACCGG GTGGGGGGCAGGACCATGCTGCCCATCCGCTGGATGCCCCCCGAGAGCATCCTCTACCGTAAATTCACCACCGAGAGCGATATCTGGAGCTTCGGCGTGGTGCTCTGGGAGATCTTCACCTACGGGAAGCAGCCCTGGTACCAGCTCTCCAACACGGAG GCCATCGAGTGCATCACGCAGGGGCGGGAGCTGGAGCGTCCCCGCACGTGCCCCTCCGAGGTGTACGCCAtcatgcagagctgctggcagcgggAGCCGCAGCAGCGCCGGCCCATCAAGGAGATCCACAGCCACCTCCAGGCCCTCGTCAAGACCCCCCCTGTCTACCTGGACATCCTGGGCTGA
- the INSRR gene encoding insulin receptor-related protein yields MGARVLGALWPGLMLLVLGPLPLPPVRAPSEICGSMDIRNDVSQLQKLENCSIIEGNLQILLMFTTGAEDFRGLSFPRLLMITEYLLLFRVYGLESLRDLFPNLSVIRGTNLFFSYALVIFEMPHLRDVGLHSLGHVLRGSVRIERNQELCHLSTIDWGLLLPDAVDNTYIVGNKLAEECADVCPGILDVEKPCAQTSVNGQLDYRCWTSSYCQKVCPCGAGSACTAAGECCHAECLGGCGRPRDSRACVACRHFHFNGHCLPSCPPRTYEYEGWRCVTAEYCASLRKVSDNPRDASKFVIHQQQCLSECPSGYTRNESSIFCHKCEGLCPKECKVGTKTIDSTRAAQDLGGCTLVEGNLIVNIRRGYNLASELQSSLGLIETITGFLKIKHSFALVSLSFFKNLKLIRGDSMVDGNYTLYVLDNQNLQQLWDWSHHVLSIPVGKMYFAFNPKLCLAEIYRMEEVTGTKGRQNKAEINPRTNGDRASCKTQTLRFISNVTESDRIFLKWERYRPPEYRDLLSFIVYYKESPFQNVSEYVGQDACGAQSWNVLDVELPLSSEQAPGVALLNLRPWTQYAIFVRAITLTTAEEGRNYGAQSEVVYIRTMPAAPTVPRDVISMSNSSSHIVVRWKPPTQRNGNITYYLVLWQQLAEDMELYVNDYCHKGLKLPTSSADTRFGDGDGPEVEQDTEERCCPCRPADGQLRMEGEAESFQKKFENFLHNSIIIPRPPWKVTSINKNPQRTPKRRRDVVAVTSPANSSSVEPPAPSRAGGEPKPDFQIFEDKVVRDRVVLSRLRHFTEYRIDIHACNHAAHTVGCSAATFVFARTMPELQADNIPGNVTWEPAGKNSVLLRWGEPRNPNGLILKYEIKYSRESEEVTTVVCVSRHRYSKYGGVHLALLQPGNYSAKVRATSLAGNGSWTGLVKFYILGPAEEESGSFYVLLTVTPVVLMVLISCLAVFVFFYNKKRSNDGYPSGTLYASVNPEYFSASDMYIPDEWEVSREKITVIRELGQGSFGMVYEGLALGLATEGEETKVALKTVNELATMRERIEFLNEASVMKAFKCHHVVRLLGVVSQGQPALVIMELMTRGDLKSYLRSLRPDAENNPGLPPPSLKDMIQMAGEIADGMAYLNANKFVHRDLAARNCMVSEDFTVKIGDFGMTRDIYETDYYRKGGKGLLPVRWMSPEALKDGIFNTQSDVWSFGVVLWEIATLAEQPYQGMSNEQVLRFVMDNGVLERPENCPDKLHELMCLCWQQNPRQRPSFVQLLESIKDHMAPAFRTLSFFYSPENRRRGSGEPSDAETDQSPGEDESPVSPLPTCKDRSHGRLPNGTA; encoded by the exons TCTGTGGCAGCATGGACATCCGCAACGACGTCTCCCAGCTCCAGAAGCTGGAGAACTGCTCCATCATCGAGGGCAACCTGCAGATCCTGCTGATGTTCACCACGGGCGCCGAGGACTTTCGGGGGCTCAGCTTCCCTCGCCTGCTCATGATCACCGAGTACCTGCTCCTTTTCCGTGTCTACGGGCTGGAGAGCCTGCGGGATCTCTTCCCCAACCTCTCCGTCATCCGCGGCACCAACCTCTTCTTCAGCTACGCCTTGGTCATCTTCGAGATGCCGCATCTGCGGGACGTGGGGCTGCACAGCCTGGGCCATGTCCTGCGCGGCTCGGTCCGCATCGAGCGCAACCAGGAGCTTTGCCACCTCTCCACCATCGactgggggctgctgctgcccgaCGCTGTGGACAACACCTACATCGTCGGCAATAAGTTGGCCGAAGAGTGCGCCGACGTCTGCCCGGGCATCCTGGATGTGGAGAAGCCCTGTGCGCAGACCAGTGTCAATGGGCAGCTGGATTATCGCTGCTGGACATCCAGCTACTGCCAGAAAG TGTGCCCGTGTGGCGCGGGCTCGGCGTGCACGGCGGCGGGCGAGTGCTGCCACGCCGAGtgcctggggggctgcgggcgacCCCGCGACAGCCGAGCCTGCGTCgcctgccgccacttccactTCAACGGgcactgcctgccctcctgcccgccccgcaCCTACGAGTACGAGGGCTGGCGCTGCGTCACCGCCGAGTACTGCGCCAGCCTCCGCAAGGTCTCCGACAACCCCCGCGACGCCTCCAAGTTCGTCATCCACCAGCAGCAGTGCCTCTCCGAGTGTCCCTCGGGCTACACCAGGAACGAGAGcag CATCTTCTGCCACAAGTGCGAGGGGCTGTGCCCCAAGGAGTGCAAGGTGGGCACCAAGACCATCGATTCGACGCGGGCGGCGCAGGAtctggggggctgcaccctTGTCGAGGGCAACCTCATCGTGAACATCCGCCGGGGCT ATAACCTGgcctcagagctgcagagcagcctggggcTCATCGAGACCATCACGGGCTTCCTGAAGATCAAGCACTCCTTTGCCCTCGTTTCCTTGTCCTTCTTCAAGAACCTCAAGCTGATCCGCGGCGACTCCATGGTGGACGG GAATTACACCCTGTACGTCCTGGACAACCAgaacctgcagcagctctgggactGGAGCCACCATGTCCTCTCCATCCCCGTGGGCAAGATGTACTTCGCCTTCAACCCCAAGCTGTGCCTGGCCGAGATCTACCGCATGGAGGAGGTGACGGGCACCAAGGGGCGGCAGAACAAGGCGGAGATCAACCCCCGCACCAACGGGGACCGGGCGTCCT GCAAGACCCAGACCCTGCGCTTCATCTCCAACGTCACCGAGTCCGACCGCATCTTCCTCAAGTGGGAGCGGTACCGGCCCCCCGAGTACCGGGACCTCCTCAGCTTCATTGTCTACTACAAGGAGTC ACCCTTCCAGAACGTGTCGGAGTACGTGGGGCAGGACGCGTGCGGGGCACAGAGCTGGAACGTGCTGGACGTGGAGCTGCCGCTCAGCAGCGAGCAGGCGCCGGGAGTGGCCCTGCTCAACCTCCGCCCCTGGACCCAATACGCCATCTTCGTCCGTGCCATCACCCTCACCACCGCCGAGGAAGGACGCAACTACGGGGCGCAGAGCGAGGTGGTCTACATCCGCACCATGCCGGCAG CCCCGACGGTGCCCCGGGACGTCATCTCCATGTCCAACTCCTCCTCCCATATCGTGGTGCGTTGGAAGCCACCCACGCAGCGCAACGGCAACATCACCTACTACCTGgtgctgtggcagcagctgGCCGAGGACATGGAGCTCTACGTCAACGACTACTGCCACAAAG GTCTGAAGCTGCCCACCAGCAGCGCGGACACCCGCTTCGGGGACGGGGACGGCCCCGAGGTGGAGCAGGACACGGAGGAGCGGTGCTGCCCCTGCCGCCCCGCTGACGGGCAGCTCCGCATGGAGGGTGAAGCCGAGTCCTTCCAGAAGAAGTTCGAGAACTTCCTCCACAACTCCATCATCATCCCCAG GCCACCCTGGAAGGTGACGTCCATCAACAAGAACCCACAGAG GACCCCGAAGCGGCGCAGGGACGTGGTGGCCGTCACATCGCCGGCCAACTCCTCCTCGGTGGAGCCGCCTGCCCCGAGCCGCGCTGGGGGCGAGCCCAAACCCGACTTCCAGATCTTTGAGGACAAGGTGGTGCGCGACCGGGTGGTGCTGTCGCGGTTGCGGCACTTCACCGAGTACCGCATCGACATCCACGCCTGCAACCACGCCGCGCACACCGTGGGCTGCAGCGCCGCCACCTTCGTCTTCGCCAGGACCATGCCCGAGC TGCAAGCTGACAACATTCCCGGTAACGTCACGTGGGAGCCGGCCGGCAAGAACAGCGTCCTGCTGCGCTGGGGAGAGCCCAGGAACCCCAACGGGCTCATCCTCAAGTACGAGATCAAGTACAGCCGTGAAAGCGAG GAGGTCACCACTGTTGTCTGCGTCTCCCGCCACCGCTACTCCAAGTACGGGGGGGTCCAcctggccctgctccagccagggAACTACTCAGCCAAGGTCCGTGCCACCTCGCTGGCCGGCAACGGCTCGTGGACGGGGCTCGTCAAGTTTTACATCCTGGGGCCAG CCGAGGAGGAGTCAGGCAGCTTCTACGTCCTGCTCACCGTCACGCCCGTGGTCCTCATGGTGCTCATCTCCTGCCTCGCCGTCTTCGTCTTCTTCTACAACAAGAAGAG GAGCAACGACGGGTACCCCAGCGGGACGCTCTACGCCTCCGTCAACCCCGAGTACTTCAGTGCCTCGGACA TGTACATCCCCGATGAGTGGGAGGTGTCGCGGGAGAAGATCACGGTGATtcgggagctggggcagggctcCTTCGGGATGGTGTATGAGGGGCTGGCGCTGGGGCTGGCCACCGAGGGTGAGGAGACCAAGGTGGCCCTGAAGACGGTCAACGAGTTGGCCACCATGCGGGAGCGCATCGAGTTCCTCAACGAGGCCTCCGTCATGAAAGCCTTCAAGTGCCACCACGTG GTCCGTCTGCTCGGTGTCGTGTCCCAGGGCCAGCCAGCTTTGGTCATCATGGAGCTGATGACGCGCGGGGACCTGAAGAGCTACCTGCGCTCGCTCAGGCCTGATGCCGAG AACAACCCCGGGCTGCCGCCGCCGTCGCTCAAGGACATGATCCAGATGGCGGGGGAGATCGCCGATGGCATGGCGTACCTCAACGCCAACAAGTTCGTGCACCGGGACCTGGCTGCCCGCAACTGCATGGTGTCCGAGGACTTCACTGTCAAGATCGGAG ACTTTGGCATGACCCGGGATATCTACGAGACGGATTATTATCGGAAAGGGGGCAAGGGGCTGCTCCCCGTCCGCTGGATGTCCCCCGAGGCCCTCAAGGACGGCATCTTCAACACGCAGTCGGATGTCTG GTCCTTCGGCGTGGTGCTGTGGGAGATCGCCACGCTGGCCGAGCAGCCCTACCAGGGCATGTCCAATGAGCAGGTCCTGCGCTTCGTCATGGATAACGGCGTCCTGGAGCGGCCCGAAAACTGCCCCGACAAACT CCATGAGCTGATgtgcctgtgctggcagcagaacCCGCGCCAGCGCCCGTCCTTCGTCCAGCTCCTGGAGAGCATCAAGGACCACATGGCGCCCGCCTTCCGCACCCTCTCCTTCTTCTACAGCCCCGAGAACCGCCGGCGCGGCTCGGGCGAGCCCTCCGACGCCGAGACGGATCAGTCCCCCGGGGAGGACGagtcccccgtgtcccccctgcccaccTGCAAGGACCGCAGCCACGGCCGGCTCCCCAACGGGACAGCCTGA